A genomic region of Miscanthus floridulus cultivar M001 chromosome 3, ASM1932011v1, whole genome shotgun sequence contains the following coding sequences:
- the LOC136544381 gene encoding uncharacterized protein, whose translation MAMYCQEVRRLEDRFDGLKLNHIPRRLNEAANTLAKAASDREPMPMGVFTSDQHKPSVRYEGLEWVNDGPSDPTPGADQPTALLSPDVMEIEEDPAIKLDPLDDWRTLYLDYLLRDMLLMDKMEAQQLARCAKSLVLVEGELYKRSHTRILQLCIPIE comes from the coding sequence atggctatgtactgccaagaggtccgacggctggaggacagatttgatggcctcaaactcaatcacatcccaaggcgcctcaatgaggcggccaacACACTTGCaaaggcagcgtccgatcgagaaccaatgccaatgggcgtcttcaccagtgaccaacacaaaccctcggtgcgcTATGAAGGGTTAGAGTGGGTcaacgatggcccatctgatccaaccccgggggctgaccaaccaACGGCTCTGCTCAGCCCTGATGTCATGGAgattgaagaggatccagcgataaAGCTTGACCCTCTagatgactggagaacactctacctcgactacctcctccgtgacatgctgctgatggacaagatggaggctcaaCAGCTCGCACGTTGTGCCAAGTCCTTagttcttgtagaaggcgaactatacaaacggagccacaccaggatcttacagctctgtatccccatcgaatag